One genomic segment of Amycolatopsis sp. Hca4 includes these proteins:
- a CDS encoding ABC transporter permease translates to MTAAPGHVPPLLALRQSGTFAWRSILQIKHKPAELLDLSVQPIMFTLLFTYVFGGAIGGTPRDYLQFALGGLIVQNALFLSIYAAIGLSTDLQKGLFDRFRSLPIARGAPLAGRVLADVVRQLWSLIVLLVVGVALGFRLTTGFPALLGAFAVLTMFTVSFAWLPVWIGVLARDPEKVQVFGFVVVLPLTFTSNALVPTATMPSWLRSWVDVNPVTQVNDTLRALLSGGSAGGPLGGAVLWSAALAAVFGTLSVVALRTRG, encoded by the coding sequence GTGACCGCCGCGCCCGGGCACGTCCCGCCCCTGCTCGCCCTGCGCCAGTCCGGCACCTTCGCCTGGCGCAGCATCCTGCAGATCAAGCACAAACCGGCCGAGCTGCTCGACCTTTCGGTGCAGCCGATCATGTTCACGCTGTTGTTCACCTACGTTTTCGGTGGTGCGATCGGCGGAACACCGCGGGATTACCTGCAATTCGCCCTCGGCGGGCTGATTGTGCAGAACGCGTTGTTCCTCTCCATCTACGCGGCCATCGGACTGTCCACGGATCTCCAGAAGGGCCTGTTCGACCGCTTCCGCAGCCTCCCGATCGCCCGCGGCGCGCCGCTGGCCGGCCGCGTGCTGGCCGACGTCGTCCGGCAGCTGTGGTCGCTGATCGTCCTGCTGGTGGTCGGGGTGGCCCTCGGCTTCCGGTTGACGACCGGGTTCCCGGCGCTGCTCGGCGCCTTCGCGGTCCTGACGATGTTCACCGTCTCGTTCGCCTGGCTGCCGGTGTGGATCGGGGTCCTCGCGCGTGATCCGGAGAAGGTCCAGGTGTTCGGGTTCGTCGTGGTCCTGCCGCTGACGTTCACCAGCAACGCCCTCGTCCCGACGGCCACGATGCCGTCCTGGCTGCGGTCCTGGGTGGACGTGAACCCGGTGACGCAGGTGAACGACACGCTCCGGGCGCTGCTGTCCGGGGGATCGGCCGGCGGGCCGCTGGGTGGGGCGGTGCTGTGGTCGGCCGCGCTGGCGGCGGTGTTCGGCACGCTCAGCGTGGTGGCCCTGCGAACCCGCGGCTGA